One window of Scheffersomyces stipitis CBS 6054 chromosome 1, whole genome shotgun sequence genomic DNA carries:
- a CDS encoding predicted protein, which translates to FFNNANLVSLSLGNMKSSLKPSLMSLAPVNSMRSNIQILQSSMNPLSRVTSISVSHTKRTMVSSSRRLARNDTWTRYNRYYKNTRWNKLKGPAIFTALFCIGTTIATPYLFDYTPLAYFKRHPSNFVYALIALNGGVFLMWRVPALSRFVHKYAIVVKDRLQTNWAMLGSSFSHQSFMHLFVNMFVLQSFGTSLAVTVGVANFTVLYLNAAVLSSFVSIAIPTLMRSSLASASLGASGAIFAVMGAFSYLFPHAPIGFFFIPIPGGAWTLFLGLTGWNIAGTILRWGTYDYAAHLGGSIVGIFYGWWFNKKRQEAFERRRSSFRF; encoded by the coding sequence tttttcaacaacgcCAATCTCgtctctctttctttgggTAACATGAAAAGCTCCCTTAAGCCATCTTTGATGTCGCTAGCTCCAGTAAACTCAATGAGATCCAATATCCAGATCCTCCAGTCGTCAATGAATCCATTACTGCGAGTTACATCGATTTCTGTGTCGCATACAAAGCGAACCATGGTGAGTAGTTCTAGAAGATTGGCTAGAAACGATACCTGGACCAGATACAATCGGTATTATAAGAATACCAGGTGGAATAAGTTGAAGGGTCCAGCCATATTTACAGCACTATTTTGCATTGGAACAACTATTGCCACCCCATATTTGTTCGACTATACCCCCTTGGCTTATTTCAAGAGACACCCTTCCAATTTTGTGTATGCACTTATAGCTCTTAATGGTGGCGTCTTTTTGATGTGGAGAGTACCAGCATTATCTAGATTTGTGCACAAATACGCCATTGTTGTCAAAGACCGTCTTCAAACCAACTGGGCCATGTTGGGTTCATCTTTTTCGCATCAGAGCTTCATGCACCTCTTTGTAAACATGTTTGTGTTGCAATCGTTTGGTACGTCTTTAGCTGTGACTGTGGGTGTAGCTAATTTCACAGTGTTGTATCTTAACGCTGCCGTTCTATCCTCATTTGTCTCTATAGCCATTCCAACGTTGATGAGATCTTCGTTGGCTTCGGCTTCGTTGGGGGCCTCTGGTGCTATATTTGCTGTCATGGGTGCCTTTTCGTACTTGTTTCCACATGCTCCAATCggattcttctttattcCAATTCCAGGTGGAGCCTGGACTTTGTTCTTGGGCTTGACCGGTTGGAACATCGCCGGTACCATCTTGAGATGGGGAACTTATGACTATGCTGCCCATCTTGGAGGTTCTATTGTAGGTATATTCTACGGCTGGTGGTTCAATAAGAAGAGACAAGAAGcttttgaaagaagaagatcctCCTTCAGATTTTGA